In Sphingomonas sp. SUN019, one genomic interval encodes:
- a CDS encoding NAD(P)(+) transhydrogenase (Re/Si-specific) subunit beta, giving the protein MEHTTAVNPWVALAYLVAGVCFILALRGLSSPVSSQRGNRFGMIGMGIAVITTLVTHIPGTTTLIGDGAGFAFQLDTITLLQVIAAIGIGAAIGIVTARRIAMTDMPQLVAAFHSLVGLAAVLVGVAAYQNPEAFGILGANGEILTVSRIEMGLGVAIGAITFSGSVIAFLKLNGNMGGAPIMLPGRHVINLGVLAGILGLIAYFTLDQSPWVFWTVTALSFAIGFLLIIPIGGADMPVVVSMLNSYSGWAAAAMGFTLHNTAMIITGALVGSSGAILSYIMCRAMNRSFISVIAGGFGAVADASGGEAKEQRPWKRGSAEDAAFLLSQAEQVIIVPGYGMAVAQAQHVLREMGDKLKDHGVRVKYAIHPVAGRMPGHMNVLLAEANVPYDDVFELEDINSEFAQTDVAFVIGANDVTNPAAKTDKTSPIYGMPVLDVEKAKTVLFIKRSMGGVGYAGVDNDVFYMDNTMMLLADAKKMVEEIVKSLD; this is encoded by the coding sequence ATGGAACATACGACCGCAGTGAATCCGTGGGTGGCGCTGGCGTATCTGGTCGCCGGGGTGTGCTTCATCCTCGCGCTGCGCGGGCTGTCGTCGCCGGTGTCGAGTCAGCGCGGCAATCGTTTCGGCATGATCGGCATGGGGATCGCGGTCATCACCACGCTGGTGACGCACATTCCCGGTACGACGACGTTGATCGGTGACGGTGCCGGATTTGCTTTCCAGCTTGATACGATCACGCTCCTCCAAGTTATCGCCGCCATCGGTATCGGCGCTGCAATCGGCATCGTGACCGCGCGGCGGATTGCGATGACCGATATGCCGCAGTTGGTCGCCGCCTTCCACTCGCTGGTCGGGTTGGCGGCGGTGCTCGTCGGGGTCGCCGCATATCAAAATCCGGAAGCTTTCGGCATCCTCGGCGCGAACGGCGAAATCCTGACCGTCAGCCGCATCGAAATGGGTCTGGGCGTCGCGATCGGTGCGATCACCTTTTCCGGTTCGGTCATCGCGTTCCTGAAGTTGAACGGCAACATGGGCGGTGCGCCGATCATGCTGCCGGGGCGGCACGTCATCAATCTGGGCGTGCTCGCGGGCATCCTCGGGCTGATCGCGTATTTCACGCTCGACCAGAGCCCTTGGGTGTTCTGGACCGTCACCGCGCTCAGCTTCGCGATCGGTTTCCTGCTGATCATCCCGATCGGCGGGGCGGACATGCCGGTCGTCGTGTCGATGCTGAACAGCTATTCGGGCTGGGCTGCGGCCGCGATGGGCTTCACGCTGCACAACACCGCGATGATCATCACCGGCGCGCTGGTCGGATCGTCGGGCGCGATCCTCAGCTACATCATGTGCCGCGCGATGAACCGCAGTTTCATCAGCGTGATCGCGGGCGGCTTCGGCGCGGTCGCCGACGCCAGCGGCGGCGAGGCGAAGGAACAACGCCCGTGGAAGCGCGGCTCGGCCGAGGATGCGGCATTCCTGCTGAGCCAGGCCGAACAGGTCATCATCGTGCCCGGTTACGGCATGGCGGTGGCGCAGGCGCAGCATGTCCTGCGCGAGATGGGCGATAAATTGAAGGACCACGGCGTCCGCGTGAAATATGCCATCCACCCCGTCGCGGGGCGGATGCCGGGGCATATGAACGTGCTGCTGGCCGAAGCGAACGTGCCGTATGACGACGTGTTCGAGCTGGAGGACATCAACAGCGAATTCGCGCAGACCGACGTCGCCTTCGTCATCGGTGCGAACGACGTGACCAATCCGGCGGCGAAGACCGACAAGACCTCCCCCATTTACGGGATGCCCGTGCTGGACGTGGAAAAGGCGAAGACCGTGCTGTTCATCAAACGCTCGATGGGCGGCGTCGGTTATGCCGGGGTCGACAACGACGTCTTCTACATGGACAACACCATGATGCTGCTGGCCGACGCGAAGAAGATGGTCGAGGAAATCGTCAAATCGCTCGATTGA
- a CDS encoding NAD(P) transhydrogenase subunit alpha encodes MDFIAILSIFVMACFVGYYVVWSVTPALHTPLMAVTNAISSVIIVGALIASAAAGSDSAKWLGLLAVVLASVNIFGGFAVTHRMLAMYKKKDRPVPAKH; translated from the coding sequence ATGGACTTCATCGCGATCCTGTCGATCTTCGTCATGGCCTGTTTCGTGGGCTATTACGTCGTGTGGTCGGTCACGCCCGCGCTGCACACGCCGCTGATGGCGGTGACCAACGCGATTTCCAGCGTCATCATCGTCGGGGCGCTGATCGCTTCCGCTGCGGCGGGGAGCGACAGTGCGAAGTGGCTCGGGCTGCTCGCGGTCGTGCTGGCCAGCGTCAACATCTTCGGCGGTTTCGCGGTCACGCACCGGATGCTGGCGATGTACAAGAAAAAGGATCGGCCGGTTCCGGCGAAGCACTAA
- a CDS encoding type II toxin-antitoxin system HicB family antitoxin yields MKPQDYEVDIAPLSAADGGGFAAIVPELPGCRSDGETPHEALTNAYDAIACWIEAAEEMGRAVPQPRRAAA; encoded by the coding sequence ATGAAACCGCAGGATTATGAGGTCGACATCGCGCCCTTGTCCGCGGCTGACGGCGGCGGGTTTGCAGCGATCGTGCCGGAGTTACCGGGATGCCGTTCCGACGGCGAAACGCCGCATGAGGCGCTGACCAATGCCTATGACGCGATCGCTTGCTGGATCGAGGCGGCGGAGGAAATGGGTCGCGCGGTGCCGCAGCCGCGACGCGCAGCGGCCTGA
- a CDS encoding type II toxin-antitoxin system HicA family toxin, which produces MRANPRDWRIGDVERLCSGFGVACTPPRKGSHYKVSHRSMPMILTIPAHRPIKPVYIRELVAFVDAVRESEA; this is translated from the coding sequence ATGCGCGCCAATCCGCGGGACTGGCGGATCGGCGATGTCGAGCGGCTGTGCAGCGGGTTCGGCGTCGCTTGCACGCCGCCGCGCAAGGGGTCACATTACAAGGTGTCGCACCGGTCGATGCCGATGATCCTGACGATCCCGGCGCATCGCCCGATCAAACCGGTCTATATCCGCGAACTGGTCGCGTTCGTGGACGCCGTTCGGGAGTCTGAAGCATGA
- a CDS encoding NAD(P) transhydrogenase subunit alpha, with protein sequence MKIAVLKENVDGEQRVSATPETVKKFIALGATLAVEAGAGESASIADQAYADAGASVGDRATTLSGAEIILGVQGPDAASLGGAAPGAWLVAGLNPFGERARVDGYASAGLEALAMEFMPRITRAQSMDILSSQSNLSGYKAVLDAAAEYGRAFPMMMTAAGTVSAAKAFVMGVGVAGLQAIATARRLGAQVSATDVRSATKEQIQSLGAKPVFVENVKGIEGEGSGGYAGEMSPEYQAAQAELVSAHIAKQDIVITTALIPGRAAPRLISDAQIATMRPGSVIVDLAVEQGGNVEGAVAGEIVVRHGVKIVGHRNVPSRLAADASALFARNLYNFLSTFWDKDAGRPVLDEEIGDAVRLTKGGAVVNARLLG encoded by the coding sequence ATGAAGATCGCCGTCCTCAAGGAGAATGTCGACGGCGAACAGCGGGTATCCGCCACGCCGGAGACGGTGAAGAAGTTCATCGCGCTCGGCGCGACGCTGGCGGTGGAGGCGGGGGCGGGCGAAAGCGCCTCGATCGCCGATCAGGCCTATGCCGATGCAGGCGCGAGCGTGGGGGACCGCGCGACGACGCTTTCCGGGGCGGAGATCATCCTCGGCGTGCAGGGGCCTGACGCCGCGTCGCTGGGCGGCGCTGCGCCGGGCGCGTGGCTGGTCGCAGGGCTGAACCCGTTCGGGGAGCGCGCCCGCGTCGATGGCTATGCAAGCGCGGGACTTGAGGCGCTGGCGATGGAATTCATGCCGCGCATCACGCGCGCGCAGTCGATGGACATCCTGTCCTCGCAGTCGAATCTGAGCGGGTACAAGGCGGTGCTGGACGCCGCGGCCGAATATGGCCGCGCCTTTCCGATGATGATGACCGCGGCGGGCACGGTCAGCGCGGCCAAGGCGTTCGTGATGGGCGTCGGCGTCGCGGGCCTGCAGGCGATCGCCACCGCGCGGCGGCTGGGCGCGCAGGTCTCCGCCACCGACGTGCGGTCCGCGACGAAGGAGCAGATCCAGTCGCTCGGCGCGAAACCGGTCTTCGTCGAGAATGTGAAGGGGATCGAGGGCGAGGGCTCGGGCGGTTACGCGGGCGAGATGAGCCCCGAATATCAGGCCGCGCAGGCCGAACTGGTGTCGGCGCACATCGCCAAGCAGGACATCGTCATCACGACAGCTTTGATCCCCGGCCGCGCCGCGCCGCGGCTGATCTCCGACGCGCAGATTGCGACGATGCGGCCGGGCAGCGTGATCGTCGATCTCGCGGTGGAGCAGGGCGGCAACGTCGAGGGTGCGGTGGCGGGCGAAATCGTCGTGCGCCACGGCGTGAAGATCGTCGGCCACCGCAACGTGCCGTCACGGCTGGCGGCGGATGCGAGCGCGTTGTTCGCGCGGAACCTGTATAATTTCCTGTCGACCTTCTGGGACAAGGATGCCGGGCGACCGGTGCTGGACGAGGAGATCGGCGACGCGGTGCGGCTGACCAAGGGTGGCGCGGTCGTGAACGCGCGGCTGTTGGGATAG
- a CDS encoding aa3-type cytochrome c oxidase subunit IV has product MADETVKRDDMKAHLSTYASIMNLLKWGTLGCAIVAAIVIWLIA; this is encoded by the coding sequence ATGGCCGACGAAACCGTCAAACGCGATGACATGAAGGCGCATCTGTCGACCTACGCCAGCATCATGAACCTGCTGAAATGGGGCACGCTGGGCTGCGCGATCGTCGCCGCCATCGTGATCTGGCTGATCGCCTGA
- a CDS encoding sigma-54 dependent transcriptional regulator yields the protein MTRNGQRLLMLIDEEPAQRRLVAALAARGGWRSIFATDHEMAIAMLGTQDGMQLDAIMLDHWGTDSDAAALIAELRARRPALPIMMLTANGSVAAAVDAMRAGATDFLVKPLAPERLLQALDAAIAGTNAGELRPLTEKIPALLAFDEIVGSSPDFRAALAIAAKAARARIAVLIEGESGVGKEVIAEAVHAASPRAKKAMISVNCGAIPANLVESELFGHERGAFTGAFERKIGKFCDADGGTLFLDEIGEMPLDAQVKLLRLLQSGDVQPIGARHPRQVDVRVIAATNKKLLDEVEAGRFREDLYYRLNVVQVTIPPLRERTGDIPALARHLLARIARQPGLRQLGITDDALALLVEYDWPGNVRQLQNALFRAAVLCEGDALTRLDFPQIASLSGRVTRLPVTAQMATSGGVTLFREDGNLRALEEIEADVIRLAIGHYRGRMTEVARRLGIGRSTLYRKLGELGIDNAA from the coding sequence ATGACGCGCAACGGGCAGCGCCTGCTGATGCTGATCGATGAGGAGCCTGCGCAGCGGCGGCTGGTGGCGGCGCTGGCCGCGCGCGGCGGATGGCGTTCGATATTCGCGACGGATCATGAAATGGCGATCGCGATGCTGGGCACGCAGGACGGGATGCAGCTGGATGCGATCATGCTCGACCATTGGGGGACCGATTCGGACGCCGCGGCGCTGATCGCCGAACTGCGCGCGCGCCGCCCCGCGCTGCCGATCATGATGCTGACCGCGAACGGGTCGGTTGCGGCTGCGGTCGACGCAATGCGGGCGGGCGCGACCGATTTCCTGGTCAAGCCGCTGGCCCCCGAACGGCTGCTGCAGGCGCTGGACGCCGCGATCGCCGGCACCAACGCGGGCGAACTCCGTCCGTTGACCGAGAAGATCCCGGCGTTGCTCGCGTTTGACGAGATCGTCGGCAGCTCCCCCGATTTCCGCGCCGCGCTCGCCATCGCCGCCAAGGCCGCGCGCGCGCGCATCGCGGTGCTGATCGAGGGCGAAAGCGGCGTCGGCAAGGAGGTGATCGCCGAGGCGGTCCACGCCGCCTCTCCCCGCGCCAAGAAGGCGATGATCTCGGTCAATTGCGGGGCGATCCCGGCGAATCTGGTCGAAAGCGAATTGTTCGGCCACGAACGCGGCGCATTCACCGGCGCGTTCGAGCGCAAGATCGGTAAATTCTGCGACGCCGACGGCGGCACGTTGTTTCTCGACGAGATCGGCGAGATGCCGCTCGACGCGCAGGTGAAGCTGCTGCGGTTGCTGCAATCGGGCGACGTCCAGCCGATCGGCGCGCGGCATCCCCGGCAAGTCGACGTGCGCGTCATCGCCGCCACCAACAAAAAGCTGCTGGACGAGGTGGAGGCCGGGCGCTTCCGCGAAGACCTGTATTACCGCCTGAACGTCGTCCAGGTGACGATCCCGCCCTTGCGCGAACGGACCGGCGACATACCGGCGCTCGCCCGCCACCTGCTCGCCCGCATCGCGCGCCAGCCCGGGCTGCGGCAATTGGGCATCACCGACGATGCGCTGGCGTTGCTGGTCGAATACGACTGGCCCGGCAACGTCCGCCAGCTCCAGAACGCGCTGTTCCGCGCCGCGGTGCTGTGTGAGGGCGACGCGCTGACGCGGCTCGATTTCCCGCAGATCGCCAGTCTCAGCGGCCGCGTCACGCGCTTGCCCGTGACCGCGCAGATGGCGACGTCCGGCGGCGTCACGCTGTTCCGCGAGGACGGCAATCTGCGCGCGCTGGAGGAGATCGAGGCCGACGTCATCCGTCTGGCGATTGGTCACTATCGCGGCCGCATGACGGAGGTCGCCCGCCGCCTCGGCATCGGACGGTCGACGCTCTACCGCAAGCTTGGCGAACTCGGGATCGACAACGCCGCCTGA
- a CDS encoding SDR family NAD(P)-dependent oxidoreductase encodes MQTFHHRTALITGAASGIGLATAQHFAAQGAKRLILADADADALARIDLPCTIDLLPGDVRDEAYWDAAAPRLAGIDAAVVNAGVAGAGAIPDLAFEEWRRILSVNLDGAFLTLRAAMRAMQSGAIVVVASAAGIKPEPGVAAYGASKAAAIQLAKIAAKEAAPHIRVNAIAPAGVETPVWDAVPMFADRAAAIGRDAAFAELAAMATPMGRYAKAEEIAQQIAFLLSDAAATITGSVLVSDGGYTL; translated from the coding sequence ATGCAGACGTTTCATCACCGCACCGCACTGATCACCGGCGCCGCCTCGGGCATCGGGCTGGCGACCGCACAGCATTTCGCGGCGCAGGGAGCGAAGCGGCTGATCCTGGCCGATGCGGACGCCGACGCGCTCGCGCGGATCGACCTTCCCTGCACGATCGACCTGTTGCCGGGCGACGTGCGCGATGAAGCCTATTGGGACGCCGCCGCGCCGCGGCTCGCGGGGATCGACGCGGCGGTGGTCAATGCGGGCGTCGCGGGCGCGGGCGCGATCCCCGATCTGGCGTTCGAGGAGTGGCGACGCATCCTGTCGGTCAATCTCGACGGCGCATTCCTGACCCTGCGCGCCGCGATGCGCGCGATGCAAAGCGGCGCGATCGTCGTGGTCGCGTCGGCCGCGGGGATCAAACCCGAACCAGGCGTCGCGGCGTACGGCGCGTCGAAGGCCGCGGCGATCCAGCTGGCGAAGATCGCCGCTAAGGAAGCCGCGCCGCACATCCGCGTCAACGCGATCGCGCCCGCCGGGGTCGAGACGCCGGTATGGGACGCCGTGCCGATGTTCGCGGACCGCGCCGCCGCGATCGGCCGCGACGCAGCCTTCGCCGAACTCGCCGCGATGGCCACCCCGATGGGCCGCTATGCGAAGGCGGAGGAAATCGCCCAGCAGATCGCCTTCCTGCTGTCCGACGCCGCGGCGACGATCACCGGCAGCGTGCTGGTCAGCGATGGGGGTTATACGCTTTAG
- a CDS encoding bestrophin family protein, translating into MIVGSSPRLSQIIREVWKPLAILFVWDVAVTVTYFVLPFKAPSLPLTLFGSALALFLGFRDTSAYQRWWEGRVLWGAMINASRSLSREVRNFLPGDEMRDLRRSIVLRQIAYVNALRCQLRRQPVQEEVLRFLSGGEAEPALKRSNIANGLLDGAGRRIDDARRRGWIDTILQARMESTLVDIANAQGGMERLKNTPLPNQYRFFPTFFTHLFCVLLPIGLVETLGFATPLGSTIAGLMFLAVLQIGEDLVDPFSNTVHDVPLTAMCRTIEIDLLQSIGDDAPEPVVPVKGVLW; encoded by the coding sequence ATGATCGTCGGTTCGTCGCCACGCCTCAGCCAGATCATCCGCGAGGTGTGGAAGCCGCTGGCGATCCTGTTCGTGTGGGATGTCGCGGTCACGGTCACCTACTTCGTGCTGCCGTTCAAGGCGCCGTCACTGCCGCTGACATTATTCGGTTCGGCGCTGGCGCTGTTCCTCGGTTTTCGCGACACGTCGGCCTATCAGCGCTGGTGGGAAGGACGCGTGCTGTGGGGCGCGATGATCAACGCCTCGCGCAGCCTTTCGCGCGAGGTGCGCAATTTCCTGCCGGGTGACGAGATGCGCGACCTGCGGCGGTCGATCGTGCTGCGGCAGATCGCTTATGTGAACGCGCTACGCTGCCAGTTGCGCCGACAGCCGGTGCAGGAGGAAGTGCTGCGCTTCCTGTCGGGCGGGGAGGCGGAACCGGCGCTGAAGCGGAGCAATATCGCCAATGGCCTGCTCGACGGCGCGGGGCGGCGGATCGACGATGCGCGGCGACGCGGCTGGATCGACACGATCTTGCAGGCGCGGATGGAATCGACCCTGGTCGATATCGCGAACGCGCAGGGCGGGATGGAGCGGCTGAAGAACACGCCGCTGCCGAACCAGTACCGCTTCTTCCCGACGTTCTTCACGCATCTGTTCTGCGTGTTGCTGCCGATCGGGCTGGTCGAGACGCTGGGCTTTGCGACGCCGCTCGGCTCGACGATCGCGGGGCTGATGTTCCTGGCGGTGCTGCAGATCGGCGAGGATCTGGTCGATCCGTTTTCCAACACCGTCCACGACGTGCCGCTGACCGCGATGTGCCGGACGATCGAAATCGACCTGCTCCAGTCGATCGGGGACGATGCGCCCGAACCGGTGGTGCCGGTGAAGGGCGTGTTGTGGTGA
- the folP gene encoding dihydropteroate synthase, whose protein sequence is MTLHLRPTQFVDTPMTLPDGAVARLAGGMQWFAAYEVIEDNQRRTVSVADVASLGDRAEALHTRITAPRPPLTLGGRTLRFDQPQVAGILNVTPDSFSDGGAHYDDPAAAAGAGADMAAAGAALIDVGGESTRPGAPLVWEEDEAKRVAPVVERLAAGGALVSIDTRKALVMERALAAGAAIVNDVSALLWDARALAVVADADCPVILMHSPDPASGPHGGIGYRDVAIEVLDWLEARVDAVVAGGVDAKRIIVDPGIGFGKSLNDNLALLNALPLFHGLGCPIMLGASRKRLIGALSNEAPAADRLGGSIALALKGAEAGVQLLRVHDVAESVQALRVWRGLRDRALVGGNSA, encoded by the coding sequence ATGACCCTCCACCTCCGTCCCACGCAGTTCGTCGATACGCCGATGACCCTCCCCGACGGCGCGGTCGCGCGGCTCGCCGGGGGGATGCAGTGGTTTGCGGCTTATGAGGTCATTGAAGACAACCAGCGGCGGACGGTGTCGGTCGCCGATGTCGCTTCTCTTGGCGACCGCGCCGAGGCGCTCCACACCCGCATCACGGCCCCGCGTCCGCCGTTGACGCTCGGCGGGCGCACCCTGCGGTTCGATCAGCCGCAGGTGGCCGGTATCCTCAACGTCACGCCCGACAGTTTCTCCGATGGCGGCGCGCATTATGACGACCCCGCCGCCGCCGCAGGCGCGGGGGCGGATATGGCGGCGGCGGGGGCGGCGCTGATCGATGTCGGGGGCGAATCGACGCGGCCCGGCGCGCCGCTCGTCTGGGAAGAGGATGAGGCGAAGCGCGTCGCGCCCGTCGTCGAACGGCTGGCGGCGGGCGGCGCGCTGGTGTCGATCGATACCCGAAAAGCGCTGGTGATGGAGCGGGCGCTCGCCGCCGGGGCGGCCATCGTCAACGACGTGTCCGCGCTGTTGTGGGATGCGCGCGCGTTGGCGGTGGTGGCGGATGCGGATTGCCCGGTGATCCTGATGCACTCGCCCGATCCGGCGAGCGGCCCGCATGGCGGAATCGGGTATCGCGACGTGGCGATCGAGGTGCTCGACTGGCTCGAGGCGCGGGTCGACGCGGTCGTCGCGGGCGGGGTCGACGCCAAGCGGATCATCGTCGATCCGGGCATCGGTTTCGGCAAGTCGCTGAACGACAATCTCGCGCTGCTGAACGCGTTGCCGCTGTTCCACGGGCTTGGCTGCCCGATCATGCTGGGCGCGAGCCGCAAGCGGCTGATCGGCGCGCTGTCGAACGAAGCCCCCGCCGCCGACCGGCTCGGCGGATCGATCGCGCTGGCGCTGAAGGGAGCGGAGGCCGGAGTGCAGTTGCTGCGCGTCCACGACGTCGCCGAAAGCGTGCAGGCGCTACGCGTGTGGCGCGGGCTAAGGGATCGCGCGCTGGTCGGAGGAAATTCGGCATGA
- a CDS encoding site-specific DNA-methyltransferase, producing MGVIEKIAPRRARVVESPPALPLDQILQGDCIAAMRALPAKSVDMIFADPPYNLQLGGDLNRPDGSHVDAVTDDWDKFDSLAVYDKFTRAWLAEARRILKDDGTLWVIGSYHNIFKVGSAIQDLGYWILNDIIWRKANPMPNFRGTRFTNAHETLIWASTGEKAKYTFNYRSMKTLNDELQMRSDWEFPICGGQERLKKDGHKVHPTQKPEALIYRILLACTKPGDVVLDPFFGTGTTGAVAKRLGRRWIGIEREGNYIDAAKERIAAALPLDESALATMQSPRSQPKVAFGVLVENGYLMPGAVLTDAKRRFRATVRADGSLLSLCGATGSIHKLGATLQGAPACNGWSFWHHEAAGALTPIDSLRQTYLLATQP from the coding sequence ATGGGGGTTATCGAGAAAATCGCGCCGCGGCGCGCGAGGGTGGTGGAGTCTCCGCCCGCGCTCCCGCTCGACCAGATCCTGCAGGGCGATTGCATCGCAGCGATGCGCGCATTGCCCGCGAAGTCGGTCGACATGATCTTCGCCGATCCGCCATATAACCTTCAGCTCGGCGGCGACCTCAACCGGCCGGACGGCAGCCATGTCGATGCGGTGACCGACGATTGGGACAAGTTCGACAGCTTGGCGGTTTATGACAAATTCACCCGCGCGTGGCTGGCCGAGGCGCGGCGCATCCTTAAGGACGACGGCACGCTCTGGGTGATCGGCAGCTATCACAACATCTTCAAGGTCGGCTCGGCGATTCAGGATCTGGGATACTGGATCCTGAACGACATCATCTGGCGGAAAGCTAACCCGATGCCGAATTTCCGCGGCACGCGCTTCACCAACGCGCATGAGACGCTGATCTGGGCGTCGACCGGCGAGAAGGCGAAATACACCTTCAACTATCGCAGCATGAAGACGCTGAACGACGAACTGCAGATGCGCAGCGACTGGGAATTCCCGATCTGCGGCGGGCAGGAACGGTTGAAGAAGGACGGCCACAAGGTCCATCCGACGCAGAAGCCCGAGGCGCTGATCTACCGCATCCTGCTGGCCTGCACGAAGCCGGGCGACGTGGTGCTCGATCCGTTCTTCGGCACGGGCACGACCGGCGCGGTGGCGAAGCGGCTCGGGCGGCGCTGGATCGGGATCGAGCGCGAAGGTAATTATATCGATGCCGCCAAGGAGCGGATCGCCGCCGCTTTGCCGCTTGACGAAAGCGCGCTGGCGACGATGCAGTCGCCGCGCTCGCAGCCGAAGGTCGCGTTCGGGGTGCTGGTCGAGAACGGCTATCTGATGCCGGGCGCGGTGCTGACCGATGCGAAGCGCCGGTTCCGCGCGACGGTGCGGGCGGATGGCTCGTTGCTCAGCCTGTGCGGGGCGACCGGATCGATCCACAAACTGGGCGCGACGCTGCAGGGCGCGCCCGCGTGCAACGGGTGGAGCTTCTGGCACCACGAGGCGGCGGGGGCGCTGACGCCGATCGACAGTCTGCGGCAGACGTATCTGCTGGCGACGCAGCCGTAG
- a CDS encoding ribonuclease HII produces MPGLKHERLYLAPVAGVDEAGRGPLAGPVVAAAVILPARGHPRGIDDSKKLPAAERARLCARITDCAQVGVGIVEPGEIDTLNIFWATMKAMTLAVEALGCAPGHVLVDGNRLPRWGFAATAIVGGDVVCRSIAAASIVAKHTRDTIMIAAAEAHPEYGWHSNKGYGAPDHLRALREYGPTPLHRRSFAPVAQLVLQL; encoded by the coding sequence ATGCCCGGACTGAAACACGAACGCCTGTATCTCGCGCCGGTGGCTGGCGTGGACGAGGCGGGGCGGGGGCCGCTGGCCGGGCCGGTGGTCGCGGCGGCGGTGATATTGCCTGCGCGGGGACATCCGCGAGGGATCGACGATTCGAAGAAATTACCTGCCGCCGAACGCGCGCGGCTGTGCGCGCGGATCACCGATTGCGCGCAGGTCGGCGTCGGGATCGTCGAGCCGGGGGAGATCGATACGCTCAACATCTTCTGGGCGACGATGAAGGCGATGACGCTGGCGGTGGAGGCTTTAGGCTGCGCGCCGGGGCACGTGCTGGTCGACGGCAACCGCCTGCCGCGCTGGGGCTTCGCCGCGACCGCGATCGTCGGAGGGGATGTGGTATGCCGCTCGATCGCCGCCGCATCGATCGTCGCGAAGCACACGCGCGACACGATCATGATCGCCGCAGCGGAGGCGCATCCCGAGTACGGCTGGCATTCGAACAAGGGCTATGGCGCGCCCGATCATCTGCGCGCGCTGCGCGAATATGGGCCGACGCCGCTGCACCGGCGCAGCTTCGCGCCGGTCGCCCAACTGGTTCTGCAATTGTGA